The proteins below are encoded in one region of Centropristis striata isolate RG_2023a ecotype Rhode Island chromosome 12, C.striata_1.0, whole genome shotgun sequence:
- the slc35a4 gene encoding probable UDP-sugar transporter protein SLC35A4 codes for MIVVPNVGSSSPARIRREWVKRILWGVLFGLMVLIYGSHAPLITLTKVDGQVPFNPSSCVVMIELSKLLISLLTLVLTGGTSSLRSPPPLVLVAPYGVPAILYALNNNLVVLMQVHMDPSSYQVLSNLKIASTALLYSFCLGKRLWPSQWFALGLLLGAGVCHSYSSLDLGDQEKADTEEGPRLYITVWGVFLVLVYCCVSGLAAVYTEMVLKSQKLPLSLQNLYLYVFGVAINGLSSLFVAGEKSFLEGYSAVVWVIIAGQAANGLLMSVVLKHGSGITRLFVISCSMLVNALLSWAILGLQLTPFFLLPVSMIGLAAYLYYRW; via the coding sequence ATGATTGTGGTCCCGAATGTGGGGTCAAGTTCCCCAGCAAGGATTAGGAGAGAGTGGGTGAAAAGGATTCTGTGGGGTGTCCTCTTTGGACTCATGGTCCTTATCTATGGCTCTCATGCACCACTCATCACTCTCACCAAGGTAGATGGTCAAGTCCCTTTCAACCCCTCATCATGTGTTGTCATGATTGAGTTATCTAAACTCCTGATCTCCCTGTTGACTCTTGTTCTAACTGGAGGTACATCCTCCTTACGTTCTCCTCCACCTTTAGTCCTTGTGGCCCCCTATGGGGTCCCTGCCATACTCTATGCCCTCAACAACAACCTGGTAGTTCTCATGCAGGTCCACATGGATCCGAGCTCCTACCAAGTCCTCTCTAACCTGAAAATAGCCTCCACGGCCCTGTTGTACTCCTTCTGCCTGGGCAAGAGACTCTGGCCTTCTCAGTGGTTTGCTCTGGGGCTCCTCTTGGGTGCAGGGGTGTGCCACAGCTACAGCAGCCTGGACTTGGGGGACCAGGAGAAGGCTGACACGGAGGAAGGTCCCAGGCTTTATATCACAGTTTGGGGGGTTTTCCTTGTGCTGGTGTACTGCTGTGTTTCAGGGCTGGCAGCAGTGTACACAGAGATGGTGCTGAAGAGCCAGAAGCTGCCCCTCAGCCTGCAGAACCTCTACCTCTACGTGTTTGGTGTGGCCATCAATGGGCTCTCCTCCTTGTTTGTAGCAGGGGAAAAGAGCTTCCTGGAGGGATACTCTGCGGTGGTTTGGGTCATTATAGCAGGGCAGGCAGCTAACGGACTCCTGATGTCCGTGGTGCTAAAGCACGGCAGCGGGATCACCAGACTGTTTGTCATTTCTTGCTCCATGCTGGTTAATGCTCTGCTGTCTTGGGCCATCTTAGGGCTGCAGCTCACACCTTTTTTCCTCCTACCTGTTTCTATGATCGGACTGGCAGCTTACCTTTACTACAGATGGTAA
- the LOC131981611 gene encoding SLC35A4 upstream open reading frame protein-like, giving the protein MANDKDPLKQLKDLTKLKNQLEEIQRRVESEVSVGIPQGSSVLGSPFLKGFLAGYVAAKLRSSAFLGVLLGTATGIYAAQNYQVPNIERTVKEFLNSFKKGPK; this is encoded by the exons ATGGCGAATGACAAG gATCCTCTGAAACAACTGAAAGATTTGACGAAGCTCAAAAACCAGTTGGAGGAAATCCAGAGGCGAGTCGAGAGCGAAGTTTCTGTAGGAATACCTCAG GGCAGCTCAGTGTTGGGATCTCCGTTCCTGAAGGGCTTTCTGGCCGGCTATGTGGCGGCCAAGCTCCGCTCCTCTGCCTTCCTGGGAGTGCTGCTGGGAACAGCCACTGGCATATACGCGGCACAGAACTACCAAGTGCCCAACATTGAAAGGACCGTGAAGGAGTTTTTGAACAGCtttaaaaaaggaccaaaataa